The Kozakia baliensis sequence AATCCCTGTACCGTGCGGCCACCCTGAAACTGGAACGCGTTCAGGAATGGGCCAATGGCAGGGCGAAGAGAGCGATGCCGGTTGATCAGTTCGGCCGTGCGATCAATGGTCTCTGGAGCTGTCAGGGTTTCAGCCCTGCCGATGGCGTCCTGGAGACGGGGCCAGTCAATTCCCGTAATGGAAGACAGTGAATCAACGCCCTGATCACGCGCCTCAATCAGATGACGGCAGGAGGTTGTCAGCAGACGAAGTTGGGCCTGCAACGATCGCATGGTGACAATCGCTTTGTCACGGATCCGGTGCTCGGCACGGCGCATCATGCTTCCGAGGAGTTTGTCCATCATTGTGAGGGTCGCGTCGGTTAGAACCTCCTCAAGTCGGACCCCGGCTGCCACCAGAATGGCGTAACGACGGGATGACCGAAGCTCGGCCAGATGCTGAGGCGTAATCCGGGCAGCTTCTTCGCTCAAACGGTCAAAGGCCACACGCGGTATGGTCGTGGCGCGAGCGCTGTCGAGGTTCAGGGATCGTACATACTCCAGGCGTTCTAGCAGTCGCAGGATATTGCGCGCGGCTGGTGATAAGGGCGGGTTACGCAGCCACGAGAGCCAGGAGGCACTGCGATCGCCACGACGCTCCAGAATTTTGTCCAAACGACAACGGGTTTCCGGCGGCAGGCCCCCTGCAAGGACGTCATGGACAAGGTGATCGGCCTGCTGGCGAGCACGGCGCACCAGGGCTTCAATGACAGTGACCGACGGCAGAAGAATGCTTCGGCGACGCATCTCGTCAATCAGGATCGCAGCCATGCGGGATGGCTGGGTCACATGATGTGCAATTGGCATCGCGAAACCGGTCATGTCATGAAATGCCGACCGATCGAAGGTTCGGTAGCCATAACGCTTCATCAGGTGGGCCAGATGGGATCGACGGGTTTCGTCACGACGTCCGTAATGGGACCAGAGCCCAGGGGACAGGTCGAGCTGCCGCGCAACAAATGACAGAATGGAAGCCGGTGGTGTTTCACCAGATTCCAGCACCCGTCCCGGCCAGCGCATGTAGAGCATGACCATCGCAAAACCCAATCGGGAGGCGTCTCCGCGGCGGGTTGCGATCAGATCGAAGTCATCCTGGCTGAGTGTAAAATGTCTCGTGATCTCGCGATCATCGACAGAAGGCTCGTAATGTCGGGCAAGAGCTTCACGGGTCAGAAGACGGCGCCGCGCCATGATCGGATGTCTCCTTCATGTGTCCGGAAGGGGATCGTTGAACGGACGATCGCCGGTTGACCTGCTGAGACAGAAAAACAGCCGAAAGCCGAGTCTCATTTAAGTGGTACCATATCTTTTGCGATGAGGGGGCCATATGCGTTACACTCTTGCATATGACACAGACGCTAATCGGCTACGCCCGTTGCTCGACTGACAAACAGGACCTCGCCGCTCAAAAAGACGCTCTACTCAAACTGGGGGTGGCGGCTGATCGCGTGTATACTGACAAGGGTTTCACCGGCACGAACCGGGAAAGGCCCGGCCTTGACCAGGCACTGGCGGCTGTTCGCAGTGGCGATACTCTGGTGGTGCCGAAGCTTGATCGACTGGCCCGATCTGTCCCTGACGCGCGGGCTATTGGCGACAGCCTGGCATCCCGTGGTGTGAAGCTTCAACTTGGGAGCAGTGTTCACGATCCATCTGATCCAATGGGCAAGCTGTTCTTCAATATTCTCGCGACTTTCGCAGAGTTTGAAGCCGATCTGATCCGGATGCGTACCCGTGAAGGCATGGCCGTTGCCCGCTCCAAAGGTAAACTGCGCGGCAAAAAGCCCAAGCTTTCTGAACGTCAGCAGAAGGAACTTCGCCGGATGTATGATACCGGCGATTACTCCATCAGAGATCTAGCCGAAGTCTTTTCCATCTCTCGTCCGACAGTCTATCGAACTCTCAGCAGAACAGCCTCAATGTTCTTGTCGGGTTCACTCTAAACGTACGCAAAGTACACTTTCGTGTCGTGACCCCATTATGCTGCGCAGCCTCAAGATGCACGGCATGGCCCAGGCCACAACCGAACTCACCGAACAGGGCGCGCCGGCTTTCCAAAGCGCGATCCCCGTCCTCTCCCAGTTGCTCAAGGCGGAGATTGCCGAGCGCGAGGTTCGATCCATCGCCTATCAGCTCAAGGCCGCACGGTTCCCGACCTACAAGGATCTGGCCGGCTTCGACTTCTCCAGCAGCGAAGCCAA is a genomic window containing:
- a CDS encoding recombinase family protein, which produces MTQTLIGYARCSTDKQDLAAQKDALLKLGVAADRVYTDKGFTGTNRERPGLDQALAAVRSGDTLVVPKLDRLARSVPDARAIGDSLASRGVKLQLGSSVHDPSDPMGKLFFNILATFAEFEADLIRMRTREGMAVARSKGKLRGKKPKLSERQQKELRRMYDTGDYSIRDLAEVFSISRPTVYRTLSRTASMFLSGSL